From Candidatus Hydrogenedentota bacterium, one genomic window encodes:
- the fliN gene encoding flagellar motor switch protein FliN has translation MNEPLPRAVAEGLLKGMFDVFDAMLSLSFSYSLEEPVPLDVPALEAIMRRAPVMLCAHTQTGGGVALFLTTGNAAWMAARAMGNQPVDKSALDADDIAVLREVAKSCLGGGLTYLMETLKRNVVPLESVSVETLESSSAAEALASFTGDVVGSQFEFSSNGLQGQGAIVFSMNLANNDESPQGHVKAADISKEEVQDILSGLEEGKEPVEKPAAVGESARRELPPNLDMVLDIRMVATARLGRIEMPIGEILSLGPGSIIQVGRLVDEPVELLVNDKLIARGDVVVVDEKFGLRITEIISTKERIESLH, from the coding sequence ATGAATGAACCATTGCCGCGTGCCGTTGCCGAGGGATTATTGAAGGGGATGTTCGATGTTTTCGACGCCATGTTGTCCCTTTCATTCTCGTATTCGCTCGAAGAGCCTGTTCCCCTCGATGTCCCCGCGCTGGAGGCGATCATGAGACGGGCGCCGGTTATGCTGTGCGCACACACGCAAACCGGCGGCGGTGTGGCCCTGTTCCTCACAACCGGAAACGCGGCGTGGATGGCCGCGCGGGCCATGGGTAATCAACCGGTGGACAAGTCCGCGCTGGATGCGGACGATATCGCCGTCTTGCGCGAGGTGGCCAAATCGTGTTTGGGCGGCGGTTTGACCTATCTCATGGAAACGCTCAAACGAAATGTCGTGCCGCTGGAGTCGGTGTCTGTCGAAACCTTGGAATCTTCCTCGGCGGCCGAAGCCCTCGCCTCTTTTACAGGGGATGTCGTGGGATCGCAGTTTGAGTTTTCCTCGAACGGACTGCAAGGTCAGGGAGCGATCGTTTTTTCAATGAATCTGGCAAACAACGATGAAAGCCCGCAAGGCCATGTGAAGGCCGCCGATATCTCCAAGGAAGAAGTGCAGGATATTCTGAGCGGACTGGAGGAGGGCAAAGAACCGGTCGAGAAACCGGCCGCCGTCGGGGAATCGGCCCGTCGGGAATTACCCCCGAACCTGGACATGGTTTTGGATATCCGGATGGTCGCGACGGCCCGGCTGGGCCGCATCGAAATGCCCATCGGCGAGATCCTTTCGCTGGGTCCCGGTTCGATTATCCAAGTCGGTCGGCTTGTGGACGAACCCGTCGAACTGCTGGTCAATGACAAACTGATTGCACGGGGCGATGTCGTGGTGGTGGACGAGAAGTTCGGACTTCGGATAACCGAAATCATCAGCACGAAAGAACGCATCGAGAGTCTGCATTGA
- a CDS encoding FliA/WhiG family RNA polymerase sigma factor: MNLPDEKALWVRFKEFGDEAARERLVLHYVRIVKYIAGRMAIHVPSNIEMNDLIGWGMLGLLDAVDKFDHRQDIKFSTYASIRIRGAIIDQIRSLDWAPRSLRTMARKVGAAREKLRHEKGVEPSFDEIASELGIAAEMVEETMNQVQTAHVLSLDDYIPSEERGETRKGDITSGQTAASPEQALLDQERQERLVAAILQLPDQMQRVLNLYYYQELTLKEIGLVLNVSESRVCQIHGAAMKQLRKVMQGGA; encoded by the coding sequence TTGAATCTTCCGGACGAAAAAGCGCTTTGGGTCCGTTTCAAGGAATTCGGCGACGAGGCGGCCCGCGAGCGATTGGTGTTGCACTACGTCCGAATCGTCAAGTACATTGCCGGACGGATGGCGATTCATGTTCCCTCCAACATCGAAATGAACGATCTTATCGGATGGGGCATGCTTGGATTGCTGGACGCGGTGGATAAATTCGATCATCGCCAGGACATCAAGTTTTCAACCTATGCGTCCATCCGCATCCGGGGGGCGATAATCGATCAAATCCGTTCCTTGGACTGGGCGCCGCGATCCCTGCGAACCATGGCGCGCAAGGTCGGAGCCGCGAGGGAAAAACTGCGGCATGAGAAGGGTGTCGAACCCTCCTTTGACGAAATTGCGTCGGAATTGGGCATAGCCGCCGAAATGGTCGAGGAAACGATGAATCAGGTGCAGACGGCGCACGTGCTGTCGCTGGACGACTATATTCCCTCGGAGGAACGCGGCGAAACCCGCAAGGGCGATATCACGTCCGGCCAGACGGCGGCCAGTCCCGAACAGGCGCTTCTCGACCAGGAACGCCAGGAACGACTGGTGGCGGCCATCCTGCAACTTCCTGATCAAATGCAACGTGTGCTGAATTTGTATTATTATCAGGAACTGACATTGAAGGAAATCGGGCTGGTTCTAAATGTGTCGGAATCGCGTGTGTGCCAGATTCACGGCGCCGCGATGAAGCAGTTACGGAAGGTCATGCAGGGAGGCGCGTGA